CTAAAATCTTCATTTAATTAATTCCTTTCCAGATAAACATTATATCTTTACTTAATAAATTTTTCTGCTATTTGAAAACCATGCTCTAATGCTTTTTTATTTAAATCTCTTATTCTTTCCGGTATTCTGTTTTGCAGCACTTTCCTGATAGCATTCTTAGTAACAATATTTGTTAACTGAACAATAATACCTAAAGATATAACATTAGTTACCAATTGATTTCCAAGAATGTTAATAGCATCTTTGGTAATAGGATATTGATAAATTTTCCCGGGAAAAGAAGGAATATTTGAAACATTTGTTGAATCAATCAATAATAATCCATCCTCTTTTAAATTCTGGACATATTTATCACAGGCTTGTTGTGTTAAAGCAAG
The nucleotide sequence above comes from Atribacterota bacterium. Encoded proteins:
- a CDS encoding 2-oxoacid:acceptor oxidoreductase family protein; this encodes MRKEVCLSGSGGQGLILAAIILAEAAGIFDGFEIAQTQSYGPEARGGASRSEVIISDEKIDYPKIIKSDILLALTQQACDKYVQNLKEDGLLLIDSTNVSNIPSFPGKIYQYPITKDAINILGNQLVTNVISLGIIVQLTNIVTKNAIRKVLQNRIPERIRDLNKKALEHGFQIAEKFIK